CGCACCGGAACTATGCACGCCTTCGCGAGATACTCGCACGCACGCGAAGCGGCTGTGAGCGTGCCATCATCGCCGTCGAAAGCGTGTTCAGCATGGACGGCGATATCTCCGATCTCGCCGAACTCAGGCGCATCGCGGACGTATACGACTGCCTCCTCCTCGTCGATGAGGCGCATGCCACCGGCGTCTTCGGCGCACGCGGTGCGGGCGTCATCGAGGAGAGCGGTGTATCGGCCGATATCGAGATAGGAACGTTGAGCAAGGGCATACCCTCAGCCGGCGGGTATATCGCCGCATCAGAAGAGATCATCGACGTCGTCCGCAACCGCGCACGATCGCTCATGTACACGACGGCCCTTCCCCCGTCATCGGTCGCGGTCGCGCATGAGGCCATCGCCGTCATCGAATCGATGACCGAGGAACGTGCTGCATTCAGAGCCCGCTGCCGTGCATTCGCCGAACGGCTCACGAGCGCGGGATATGGACTTTTCGGTACACAGAGCCAGATAATACCGGTTCGCACCGGCGATAATGACCGCACGCTCGCCGTTGCAGGGGCATTACGGAACGAAGGGATATTCGCCGTCGGTATACGCC
The genomic region above belongs to Spirochaetota bacterium and contains:
- a CDS encoding 8-amino-7-oxononanoate synthase, which translates into the protein MSTFSDYIASLKANNSFRQFTPVMFDDDTHITVDGRKCINFASNNYLSLAHHPKLIEAAMSALTCNGTGGTSSRFVGGNTLIYDMLEERIARFKRFEKALVFPSGYTANLGAISALCGAKDCVYIDKLDHASIIDGITLARTKFHSFPHRNYARLREILARTRSGCERAIIAVESVFSMDGDISDLAELRRIADVYDCLLLVDEAHATGVFGARGAGVIEESGVSADIEIGTLSKGIPSAGGYIAASEEIIDVVRNRARSLMYTTALPPSSVAVAHEAIAVIESMTEERAAFRARCRAFAERLTSAGYGLFGTQSQIIPVRTGDNDRTLAVAGALRNEGIFAVGIRHPTVPKGEGRIRISINRGHTDEDIEALYNALTRCRSL